The Coriobacteriia bacterium DNA window GGCATGGGTGACCTGCACGACGCTGCGATCGCGGCCAAGATCGAGAAGCTCGCGGACTGCAAGATCGTCTACTTCACCGAGATCGGCGGCCCCAGCGCGGCCAAGCTCGTTCGCAAGGGAGTCATGCCGCTCAAGACCGAGACGGCAACCCCCATCGACGACCTGGCCGACAAGCTCGTTGAGACGATGCGCACCAATCCCGCTCCGTGGATGCGAAAGGCGCTTGCCGCGGATTGCTAGCCATTACCCGTCAGCAGGATACGAAGGAGAGGAACGCGACATGAAGATGGTTCGAGCATTCATCAGGCCCGAGAAGGAGCAGGAGGTCGTCCAGGCGCTCGAGGGCGCCGGGTACGGCTCGCTGACCAAGATGCCGGTCTTCGGACGCGGCAAGCAAAAGGGCCTGCAGGTCGGTCCGATCTACTACGACGAGCTGCCCAAGACCCTGCTCATGCTCGTCGTCGAGGACGAGCAGGCCAAGCACGCCGTCGAGGTCATCGAGGACAAGGCGCGCACCGGGTTCATCGGCGACGGCAAGATCTTCATCTCGCCTGTCGAGGAGGCCTACACCATCCGTACCGGCGAGGTGGGACTGTGAAGGAGATCACCGCGATCATCCGCCGAGACAAGTTGCACCTCACCAAGGAGGCGCTTGTCGAGCTCGGACTGCCGTCCCTGTCGATCCAGACGGTGGAAGGCCGAGGCAAGCAGCGCGGCGACGTCGCCTGCTCGCTGCTCGACATGGACGAGGACGGTCGCATGTGTAACTCGACCGTCGTGCCGCTCTACCCCACGCCGTCCGAGTACGCGCTCGAGCACTATCTGCCCAAGGTCGTTCTCTACGTCCCCAAGCGCATGCTGACGGTCATCGTCGAGGACGCGTCGGTCGAGGCGGTCGTCGCCGCGCTCATCGCGGTCAACCAGACCGGGCAGCCCGGCGACGGCAAGATCTTCATCGCGCCGATCGAAGAAGCGACGCGGATCCGTACCGGCGAGGTCGGCGTCGAGGCGGTGGCGTAGATGACGACGGCGCTGACACGCGACGGTCGCGAGTGGATTCCGGCGTACCTGGACTCCATCGACCCGAAGGCGTGCATCGGCTGCGGTCGGTGCTACAAGGTGTGCGGACGCGGCGTACTCGCTCCGCTCGAGATCGAGTTCGACGAGGACGAGGACGACGAGGATGTCATCTGCACGGTGATGGCGGTCAGCGATGGCGGTGCGTGTATCGGCTGCCAGTCGTGTTCGAAGGTGTGCACCAAGAACGCACACACCTTCGCCGCGTAGGACGCTGCAGGCCAGGAGACTGGAGGCCGACGAGATGCTTCGAGCAGGAGATACACCGGGGGCAGGGCGCTATCAGTGCCTCGTCTGCGGGACTCGACTCGACCTGGAGGACGGCGACGCCCTCCCAAGATGCCCGTTCTGTCACGGCACGGGATTCCACCAGGTTCACGAGTAGCGCTCACGACAAGACAAAAATGTCGCAAGCCCGACCATCTGGTCGGGCTTGTCGGCGCCTCAGG harbors:
- a CDS encoding P-II family nitrogen regulator, giving the protein MKMVRAFIRPEKEQEVVQALEGAGYGSLTKMPVFGRGKQKGLQVGPIYYDELPKTLLMLVVEDEQAKHAVEVIEDKARTGFIGDGKIFISPVEEAYTIRTGEVGL
- a CDS encoding P-II family nitrogen regulator, coding for MKEITAIIRRDKLHLTKEALVELGLPSLSIQTVEGRGKQRGDVACSLLDMDEDGRMCNSTVVPLYPTPSEYALEHYLPKVVLYVPKRMLTVIVEDASVEAVVAALIAVNQTGQPGDGKIFIAPIEEATRIRTGEVGVEAVA
- the fdxB gene encoding ferredoxin III, nif-specific encodes the protein MTTALTRDGREWIPAYLDSIDPKACIGCGRCYKVCGRGVLAPLEIEFDEDEDDEDVICTVMAVSDGGACIGCQSCSKVCTKNAHTFAA
- a CDS encoding zinc ribbon-containing protein, coding for MLRAGDTPGAGRYQCLVCGTRLDLEDGDALPRCPFCHGTGFHQVHE
- the nifX gene encoding nitrogen fixation protein NifX, whose product is MKVAFASTRGTTVDEHFGRAGAFAIYDITPEGAAFLELRRVAEGDLDTEVVVTRGMGDLHDAAIAAKIEKLADCKIVYFTEIGGPSAAKLVRKGVMPLKTETATPIDDLADKLVETMRTNPAPWMRKALAADC